The following proteins are encoded in a genomic region of Brachypodium distachyon strain Bd21 chromosome 1, Brachypodium_distachyon_v3.0, whole genome shotgun sequence:
- the LOC100843750 gene encoding blue copper protein, which yields MGSGGAWLLASSAALLVIASCALTASAAKYTVGDTSGWTTGTDYTTWASDKKLKVGDSLVFTYAGGAHTVAEVSAADYASCSSSNTLSSDASGATTVALKTAGKHYFICGVAGHCSNGMKLAVDVAAAAAAAPAPKASPTPDTTPDTTPTTPSSSGGVTPKTPATVLAPPTAKQSASGTTGLRATALAGLGVAGLVAAVQLGLF from the exons ATGGGTTCTGGTGGCGCGTGGCTGCTGGCCTCCTCGGCCGCGCTGCTGGTGATCGCGAGCTGCGCGCTCACGGCGTCCGCAGCCAAGTACACCGTGGGCGACACCTCCGGGTGGACGACCGGCACCGACTACACCACCTGGGCCAGCGACAAGAAACTCAAAGTCGGCGATTCCCTCG TATTCACCTACGCCGGCGGGGCGCACACGGTGGCCGAGGTGAGCGCGGCGGACTACGCGTCCTGCTCGTCCAGCAACACGCTCAGCAGCGACGCCAgcggcgccaccaccgtcGCGCTCAAGACCGCGGGGAAGCACTACTTCATCTGCGGCGTCGCCGGGCACTGCAGCAACGGCATGAAGCTCGCGGTcgacgtggccgccgccgcggcagcggccccgGCACCGAAGGCATCCCCAACGCCGGACACGACGCCAGACACCACGCCGACAACCCCGTCCAGCTCCGGCGGTGTCACGCCCAAGACTCCGGCGACCGTGCTCGCGCCCCCGACGGCCAAGCAGTCCGCTTCAGGCACCACCGGGCTCAGGGCCACAGCGTTGGCCGGCCTGGGTGTGGCCGGGCTTGTGGCCGCCGTGCAGCTGGGCCTCTTCTAG